A part of Streptomyces sp. NBC_01235 genomic DNA contains:
- a CDS encoding EthD domain-containing protein, whose amino-acid sequence MIHQFILAAPKPGMTAQEFQDYWVNVHAVRYASKIPQIRKYMVDTVVDIEGNLGEPALPHQGIAEIFLANGEEQLASLQTEEFLQGARLDEPHWAAFWQTIVVDTTAHEIVAGPPLARGQEWVKLTVLQKRRPGLALDDYRKQTLDAYASVVKGTPGLRRYLHAHTVDGAYVFGEAAFDSVEQLWFDDVNALEQALRSPYFTGQVKAARDEIVDQKYVFSLAARENWIIGPQAR is encoded by the coding sequence ATGATCCACCAGTTCATTCTGGCGGCGCCCAAGCCGGGCATGACCGCACAGGAATTCCAGGACTACTGGGTAAATGTCCACGCGGTGCGGTACGCATCAAAGATTCCGCAGATCCGCAAGTACATGGTCGACACGGTGGTGGACATCGAGGGCAACCTCGGTGAGCCGGCGCTGCCGCACCAGGGCATCGCCGAGATCTTCCTGGCCAACGGCGAGGAGCAGCTGGCCTCGCTGCAGACCGAGGAGTTCCTGCAGGGGGCCCGGCTCGACGAGCCCCACTGGGCCGCGTTCTGGCAGACCATCGTCGTCGACACCACCGCGCACGAGATCGTCGCGGGGCCACCCCTTGCCAGGGGGCAGGAGTGGGTCAAGCTCACGGTGCTGCAGAAGAGGCGCCCGGGCCTGGCCCTGGACGACTACCGCAAGCAGACCCTCGACGCGTACGCCTCGGTCGTCAAGGGCACCCCGGGGCTGCGGCGCTACCTGCACGCCCACACCGTGGACGGCGCCTACGTCTTCGGCGAAGCGGCCTTCGACAGCGTCGAGCAGCTGTGGTTCGACGACGTCAACGCCCTTGAGCAAGCGCTGCGTTCGCCCTACTTCACCGGGCAGGTGAAGGCCGCGCGCGACGAGATCGTCGACCAGAAGTACGTCTTCTCCCTGGCGGCCAGGGAGAACTGGATCATCGGTCCGCAGGCCCGCTGA
- a CDS encoding NAD(P)/FAD-dependent oxidoreductase — MTRPADGAKGLKDRDVAVVGGGPAGLSAALQLARYGRRVLERVRLLTNSRRDDIRERFRRRLAAAGVPIVHDRIKAAVGTGGRLAAIVTRGGERLPLDALFSLQGATPETALARGLGLRLNAQGHADVDTEQHTSVPGVYAAGDIAAPHSHQVSAAVQEGAQAASAANYFLCPPELKAD, encoded by the coding sequence ATGACCCGACCGGCGGACGGCGCGAAGGGCCTGAAGGACAGGGACGTCGCGGTGGTCGGAGGCGGTCCGGCCGGGCTGTCCGCCGCGCTCCAACTGGCCCGCTACGGACGCCGGGTGCTGGAACGGGTCCGGCTGCTCACCAACAGCCGCAGGGACGACATCCGTGAGCGCTTCAGACGCCGGCTCGCCGCGGCCGGTGTACCGATCGTGCACGACCGCATCAAGGCGGCCGTGGGCACGGGCGGCCGGCTGGCGGCCATCGTGACGCGGGGCGGTGAACGCCTCCCGCTGGACGCCCTGTTCTCCCTCCAGGGTGCCACCCCGGAGACGGCCCTGGCCCGCGGTCTCGGCCTCCGGCTCAACGCGCAGGGCCATGCGGACGTGGACACGGAGCAGCACACGTCGGTTCCCGGCGTGTATGCGGCGGGGGACATCGCGGCGCCGCATTCCCACCAGGTGTCGGCGGCGGTGCAGGAGGGGGCGCAGGCCGCCTCCGCGGCCAACTACTTCCTTTGTCCACCGGAGTTGAAGGCGGACTGA
- a CDS encoding maltokinase N-terminal cap-like domain-containing protein yields the protein MTGTGPRTVTPRRSGGLSAADLDLMVDELCRLLPDWLPGRRWYAGKGHRLREVRPLLAEVVVPGTPALLQTVFRTDDGACYQLLVGAVPGPADADTGVPADAVIGSGRTPDGRWLTLYEASSDPELLSALLERFVAAKPCGALGYHHVPGAVIPAGLRARPLTGEQSNTSVAFGDRMMLKVLRRIMPGANTELEMLAALERAGDVPSAAPLAWAQTAGWQGAEPATLCILQEFVPSRGDGWSIATAKAQACIRGACESVAPLGGFSHDAFSLGQATAQVHLALAQQLEARPLSLPQAVELTDALVARLDDALVEVPDLTPYARGLQTAYQDLREVVRRGNPLPIQRIHGDLHLGQALRAPDGWVLIDFEGEPGHPFEERRRLQPAVRDVAAMLRSFDYAAHHALGDILGAPPGGPTSRDLRGTRMTRRASAWAVHSRRAFCAGYTAAGGQDPRTSPVLLRAFEADKAVYEALYEARNRPEWLPIPLAAVRRLARGSRFVG from the coding sequence ATGACCGGGACCGGCCCGCGCACCGTGACGCCCCGCCGGTCCGGCGGGCTGAGTGCCGCGGACCTGGACCTGATGGTAGACGAGCTGTGCCGGCTCCTGCCGGACTGGCTGCCCGGCAGGCGCTGGTACGCGGGCAAGGGCCACCGCCTTCGCGAGGTCCGGCCCCTCCTCGCGGAGGTCGTCGTACCCGGCACCCCCGCGCTGTTGCAGACCGTGTTCCGAACCGACGACGGCGCGTGCTACCAGCTGCTCGTCGGCGCCGTGCCGGGACCGGCCGATGCCGACACCGGTGTGCCCGCCGACGCCGTCATCGGCAGCGGCCGCACGCCGGACGGGCGGTGGCTGACCCTGTACGAGGCGAGCTCCGATCCCGAGCTGCTGTCCGCGCTGCTGGAGCGCTTCGTCGCGGCAAAGCCGTGCGGAGCGCTCGGGTACCACCACGTCCCCGGGGCGGTGATCCCGGCCGGACTGCGGGCCAGGCCGCTCACCGGGGAGCAGTCCAATACGTCGGTGGCCTTCGGCGACCGGATGATGCTCAAGGTGCTGCGCCGCATCATGCCGGGTGCCAACACCGAGCTGGAGATGCTGGCCGCACTGGAGCGGGCCGGCGACGTGCCGAGCGCGGCGCCGCTGGCCTGGGCGCAGACCGCCGGGTGGCAGGGCGCGGAGCCGGCCACGCTGTGCATCCTCCAGGAGTTCGTGCCCTCGCGCGGGGACGGCTGGAGCATCGCCACGGCCAAGGCGCAGGCCTGCATCCGCGGCGCGTGCGAATCCGTCGCGCCGCTGGGCGGCTTCTCGCACGACGCGTTCTCCCTGGGGCAGGCCACCGCCCAGGTGCACCTGGCGCTTGCCCAGCAGTTGGAGGCCCGCCCGCTGAGCCTGCCCCAAGCCGTGGAGCTGACCGACGCCCTCGTGGCCCGGCTCGACGACGCGCTCGTCGAGGTGCCCGACCTCACTCCCTACGCGCGCGGACTGCAGACGGCGTATCAGGATCTGCGCGAAGTGGTGCGGCGCGGCAACCCGTTGCCGATCCAGCGCATCCACGGCGACCTCCATCTGGGACAGGCGCTGCGGGCCCCGGACGGCTGGGTCCTGATCGACTTCGAGGGCGAGCCGGGGCATCCCTTCGAGGAGCGGCGCCGCCTGCAGCCGGCGGTCCGCGACGTCGCCGCCATGCTGCGGTCCTTCGACTACGCGGCACACCACGCCCTCGGCGACATCCTCGGCGCCCCGCCCGGGGGGCCGACCTCGCGCGATCTTCGCGGCACGCGCATGACCCGCCGGGCCTCGGCCTGGGCCGTCCACAGCCGCCGCGCCTTCTGCGCCGGTTACACCGCGGCAGGTGGCCAGGACCCGCGCACGAGCCCGGTGCTACTGAGGGCGTTCGAGGCCGACAAGGCCGTGTACGAGGCGCTCTACGAGGCCCGCAACCGGCCCGAGTGGCTGCCCATACCGCTCGCCGCGGTGCGCCGGCTCGCGCGCGGCAGCCGGTTCGTGGGCTGA
- a CDS encoding IS701 family transposase — MSAEDQQALPDDISPNEFAEVLSALRSIPRSDQRRWGEVYVRGLLAVRGKKTMRALANGAGSGAEQSLYQFISKSPWDVDAVRGDLARLLIERAQPRAWVVQPLVITKVGQHSVGVERQWVSQIGRVVNCQQAMSVWLAGDRGSCPVDWQLALPECWTDQEDMRRRASIPADVASCPPEQCAVDSVSKMAQEWGLRGRPVVMDLRETSPQPVCAELVDRQIPFVVRVDPSSITPVPPGQKTAPGGPGPADQAGGWVGSAGLLSALHKQRMPVEWFDHTEQTMRATSVGAARVALRKGLTVHGQPERLDLVLLAAWADPRRRSPSEFWLSNLAQSQLGTVYRTAMLSRRVERDLAEVSDGLGIRDFEGRSYRGWHHHMTMVSLAHAVTVLSPSRAQGPPAPKGRSTHVPSREAKVSAA; from the coding sequence GTGTCCGCAGAAGACCAGCAGGCGCTTCCCGACGACATTTCACCGAACGAATTCGCTGAGGTTCTCTCTGCGCTGCGCTCCATTCCACGAAGCGACCAGCGGCGCTGGGGCGAGGTCTATGTGCGCGGACTGCTCGCGGTCCGCGGGAAGAAGACCATGCGTGCCCTCGCCAATGGCGCGGGCAGCGGGGCCGAGCAAAGTCTTTACCAATTCATCAGCAAGTCGCCGTGGGACGTCGACGCGGTGCGCGGCGACCTGGCGCGGCTGCTCATCGAGCGCGCGCAGCCCCGTGCCTGGGTGGTGCAGCCCCTCGTGATCACGAAGGTGGGCCAGCACTCGGTCGGCGTGGAGCGGCAGTGGGTCTCGCAGATCGGGCGGGTCGTCAACTGCCAGCAGGCGATGAGTGTCTGGCTCGCCGGGGATCGCGGGAGCTGCCCCGTGGACTGGCAACTGGCGCTGCCCGAGTGCTGGACGGACCAGGAGGACATGCGCCGCCGCGCCTCCATCCCCGCCGATGTCGCATCGTGCCCGCCGGAGCAGTGTGCCGTCGACTCGGTGAGCAAGATGGCGCAGGAGTGGGGGCTGCGCGGGCGGCCGGTGGTGATGGATCTGCGGGAGACGTCGCCGCAGCCGGTCTGCGCGGAGCTGGTGGACCGTCAGATCCCGTTCGTCGTACGGGTCGACCCGTCCTCCATCACACCGGTGCCGCCCGGCCAAAAGACCGCTCCGGGCGGGCCCGGACCCGCCGACCAGGCCGGGGGATGGGTGGGCTCGGCCGGGCTGCTCTCCGCCCTGCACAAGCAACGCATGCCGGTGGAGTGGTTCGACCACACGGAGCAGACCATGCGCGCCACTTCGGTCGGCGCCGCCCGCGTCGCGCTGCGCAAGGGCTTAACCGTTCACGGGCAGCCGGAACGCCTCGACCTCGTACTGCTGGCCGCCTGGGCGGACCCCCGCCGGCGCTCCCCGAGCGAGTTCTGGCTCTCCAACCTCGCCCAGTCGCAGCTCGGCACCGTGTACCGCACGGCCATGCTCTCGCGGCGCGTGGAACGCGATCTGGCGGAGGTGAGCGACGGTCTCGGCATCCGCGACTTCGAGGGCCGCTCGTACCGCGGCTGGCACCACCACATGACGATGGTGTCCCTGGCGCATGCCGTCACCGTGCTCTCGCCGTCCCGCGCGCAGGGACCGCCCGCGCCCAAGGGCCGCAGCACGCACGTCCCCTCACGCGAGGCGAAGGTGAGTGCCGCATGA
- a CDS encoding SDR family oxidoreductase, with protein sequence MQSPIAVIGGAGRTGVIITRRLIEEGHQVRVISRDPERAVLPPAVDRHRGDVRYADSLGPALRDCSGIVFTVEPGTADSGPHSPESTVYDGVRNVLAAAADGGQRPHVVLVSQIYVTRREHPMNAYGRLLDWRLRGEDEVRASGLPYTVVRPSWLTDGDAAGARVRLEQHDRGNGWVSRKSVAEACVQSLHLPSAGGTTFELYNEPGQEPTDWGPLFDRLIPDRVPAYPGPVH encoded by the coding sequence ATGCAGAGCCCCATTGCAGTCATCGGAGGGGCCGGCCGGACAGGCGTGATCATTACACGCCGACTGATCGAGGAAGGCCACCAAGTACGAGTGATCAGCCGCGACCCGGAGCGCGCGGTGCTGCCACCCGCAGTGGACAGGCACCGCGGCGACGTGCGGTACGCGGACTCCCTGGGTCCCGCGCTGCGCGACTGCTCCGGCATCGTGTTCACCGTCGAGCCGGGCACCGCCGACTCGGGTCCGCACAGCCCCGAAAGCACGGTCTACGACGGGGTGCGCAACGTGCTCGCCGCGGCCGCCGACGGCGGACAGCGCCCGCACGTCGTCCTGGTCAGCCAGATCTACGTGACGCGACGCGAACACCCCATGAACGCCTACGGACGGCTGCTCGACTGGCGGCTGCGCGGCGAGGACGAGGTGCGTGCCTCGGGCCTGCCCTACACCGTCGTACGTCCCAGCTGGCTGACGGACGGCGATGCCGCGGGCGCCCGGGTGCGCCTCGAGCAGCACGACCGCGGCAACGGCTGGGTCTCGAGGAAGTCGGTCGCGGAGGCGTGCGTGCAGTCCCTGCACCTGCCGTCCGCGGGCGGGACGACCTTCGAGCTCTACAACGAACCGGGCCAGGAGCCCACCGACTGGGGTCCGCTGTTCGACCGGCTGATCCCCGACCGGGTCCCCGCGTATCCGGGACCGGTCCACTGA
- a CDS encoding NDP-sugar synthase, with protein sequence MNRDEETVGIILAGGRGERAKPITLKSSDYIRSKALIPFVGRRLVEWMMDACRVQGVRRFYVVTHGLENRNQIKLLLGHGERFGVDITYSRSRFDRYNVGSAGATLHNLEQWDLQGRALVLPVDSLFDFDLAAMEATHSAEGAVVTVASVARTASEIAGKYGVMRTDEHGLVQGFLEKPGIGELGSLFPRTADDPSATLATNAGMYLVDCGRLRMLAREPELFRQSHQRLDWGGDLLPHLVGRGVPVATHTIGRLGDMGNVPDYLHTVQLVLDGAYEQMNRLMAAPDRTDPRCWIHETSLQTKDDVAGTTLAQKIDDGSVSIGPGVRIGRDVEIGPSVRLEHTDVGDGAEIREGATLARSAVGESAVVGSWADITDTYIGPMAQALSERVRPLRLEQFSAIGDGAVLWPGSRFCGVTVYPRLRVPALAGVPAQTELRHADDILRWV encoded by the coding sequence GTGAACCGTGACGAGGAAACAGTTGGCATCATTCTGGCCGGCGGCAGAGGCGAGCGGGCCAAGCCGATCACTCTCAAATCCTCGGACTACATCCGGAGCAAGGCGCTCATCCCGTTCGTCGGACGACGTCTGGTCGAGTGGATGATGGACGCCTGCCGAGTGCAGGGCGTGCGTCGGTTCTACGTCGTGACCCACGGCCTGGAGAACCGCAACCAGATCAAGCTCCTGCTGGGCCACGGTGAGCGCTTCGGCGTCGACATCACCTACTCGCGTTCCCGGTTCGACCGGTACAACGTGGGCTCGGCCGGTGCCACCCTGCACAACCTCGAGCAGTGGGACCTGCAGGGCCGGGCGCTGGTCCTGCCCGTCGACTCGCTCTTCGACTTCGATCTGGCGGCGATGGAGGCGACCCACAGCGCCGAGGGCGCGGTGGTCACCGTCGCGTCCGTGGCCCGCACCGCATCGGAGATCGCCGGCAAGTACGGCGTCATGCGGACCGACGAACACGGTCTGGTCCAGGGCTTCCTGGAGAAGCCCGGCATCGGTGAGTTGGGTTCGCTCTTCCCGCGGACGGCCGACGATCCATCCGCGACCCTCGCAACCAACGCCGGGATGTACCTGGTGGACTGCGGCCGCCTGCGGATGCTCGCCCGCGAGCCGGAGCTCTTCCGCCAGTCCCACCAGCGTCTGGACTGGGGCGGCGACCTCCTGCCCCACCTCGTCGGACGAGGCGTACCGGTGGCGACCCACACCATCGGGCGCCTGGGCGACATGGGCAATGTGCCCGACTACCTGCATACGGTCCAGCTCGTGCTCGACGGCGCGTACGAGCAGATGAACCGGCTGATGGCGGCCCCCGACCGGACGGATCCGCGCTGCTGGATCCACGAGACCAGCCTGCAGACGAAGGACGACGTCGCCGGCACCACGCTGGCCCAGAAGATCGACGACGGCTCGGTCTCAATCGGCCCGGGCGTCCGGATCGGCCGCGACGTCGAGATCGGACCCTCAGTGCGCCTGGAACACACGGACGTCGGCGACGGAGCCGAGATCCGTGAGGGCGCCACCCTCGCTCGGTCGGCGGTGGGCGAGTCGGCGGTGGTCGGCAGCTGGGCCGACATCACCGACACCTACATAGGCCCCATGGCCCAGGCGCTCTCGGAGCGCGTCCGGCCACTGCGGCTGGAGCAGTTCTCGGCCATCGGCGACGGAGCCGTGCTCTGGCCGGGATCACGATTCTGCGGGGTCACCGTGTACCCCCGACTGCGGGTTCCGGCGCTGGCCGGCGTACCCGCGCAGACCGAGCTCAGGCACGCTGACGACATCCTGCGCTGGGTGTGA
- a CDS encoding helix-turn-helix transcriptional regulator has translation MCRDPDISPQPNVVPLCERGLDCYRRALAEGLASDDVPDCLTELGLMRRQAETGNRWVAVPPDIASHDLTRPLERAILAQQHTVAGIYDALSAAEDVYRTEQRTSAASVRLLHGADVIYAALERASEACREELLTAHPGGARDPDALGKTLPRTLRLNKRGVRQRTLYQHSVRAHGPTLAYIERVTSAGAQVRTLDEVVDRLIVYDRSIAFIPDPRYDQQTTALAVEHPALIHYLVKVFDHAWQCAEPVTIGQDHRLPLLTDETRRAVLKLMVEGHTDAGIGKRLGISSRTVSHHIKKASDLVGSRSRAHLAYLLARSELLQPPRGD, from the coding sequence GTGTGCAGAGATCCGGACATAAGCCCACAACCGAACGTCGTACCTCTGTGCGAGCGCGGGCTGGACTGCTACCGCCGCGCGCTGGCGGAGGGCCTCGCGTCCGACGATGTCCCGGACTGTCTGACCGAGTTGGGCCTGATGCGACGACAGGCCGAAACCGGCAATCGCTGGGTCGCGGTGCCGCCGGACATCGCGTCCCACGACCTCACGCGCCCGCTGGAGCGCGCGATCCTGGCCCAGCAGCACACGGTGGCGGGCATCTACGACGCACTGTCCGCGGCCGAGGACGTGTACCGCACCGAGCAGCGCACCTCGGCGGCGTCCGTGCGCCTGCTGCACGGTGCCGATGTCATCTACGCGGCGCTCGAAAGAGCCTCGGAGGCCTGTCGCGAAGAGCTGCTGACGGCGCATCCCGGCGGGGCCCGTGACCCCGACGCCCTGGGCAAGACCCTGCCCCGCACGCTGCGCCTGAACAAGCGTGGGGTGCGACAGCGCACGCTCTATCAGCACTCGGTGCGCGCGCACGGCCCGACGCTCGCCTACATCGAGCGGGTGACGAGCGCCGGAGCCCAGGTACGCACGCTGGACGAGGTCGTCGACCGGCTCATCGTCTACGACCGCTCCATCGCCTTCATCCCGGACCCCCGCTACGACCAGCAGACGACCGCCCTTGCCGTTGAGCATCCGGCGCTCATCCACTACCTCGTCAAGGTCTTCGACCACGCCTGGCAGTGCGCCGAGCCGGTCACCATCGGCCAGGACCACCGGCTCCCGCTGCTGACGGACGAGACCCGCCGGGCCGTGCTGAAGCTCATGGTCGAAGGCCACACGGACGCGGGGATAGGCAAGCGGCTCGGCATCAGCAGCAGGACCGTGTCCCACCACATCAAGAAAGCATCGGACCTGGTCGGGAGCCGCAGCCGGGCCCATCTCGCCTATCTGCTGGCCCGGTCGGAGCTCCTTCAGCCGCCGCGCGGCGACTGA
- a CDS encoding transketolase has protein sequence MGAPAILAEDVYREELAKIGAEDGRVVCVEALPGGARHPFETAHPDRFFQLGSVESAMVSMVEGLVTAGFRVFVCGLGTGIGAARLPRLALAHLQTGASVVVPDIQVDPAELLRTPRVRIAAPSGIQEIRAVVRGAARSGRPYHIRIGAGAPADVTAHWAGAGDGDIPSVVWDVAGGFGRRADAGVCLVSVGEDGTRLALAARERNAGPAHAHLVYLDDSHLAAAAGELARHHDRFVVLGGYPGRHGVRQRLSRLMPGCAVLGVTPSGDLAADAGRVLSTVKGLWR, from the coding sequence ATGGGGGCTCCAGCGATCCTGGCGGAGGACGTCTACCGCGAGGAACTGGCAAAGATCGGCGCGGAGGACGGCCGGGTGGTGTGTGTGGAAGCCCTGCCAGGCGGCGCACGGCACCCCTTCGAGACGGCGCACCCGGACCGGTTCTTCCAGCTGGGCAGCGTCGAGAGCGCCATGGTGAGCATGGTCGAAGGACTGGTCACCGCCGGGTTCAGGGTGTTCGTGTGCGGACTGGGCACGGGTATCGGAGCGGCGCGGCTGCCCCGGCTGGCTCTCGCCCATCTGCAGACGGGTGCGTCGGTCGTGGTGCCGGACATCCAGGTCGATCCGGCGGAGCTGCTGCGGACGCCGCGCGTCCGGATCGCGGCGCCCAGTGGCATCCAGGAGATCAGGGCGGTGGTGCGCGGTGCGGCACGGTCGGGACGGCCGTACCACATCCGCATCGGCGCGGGGGCGCCCGCCGACGTCACGGCCCACTGGGCCGGTGCGGGCGACGGGGACATCCCCTCGGTCGTCTGGGACGTCGCCGGCGGCTTCGGGCGGCGCGCGGACGCGGGGGTCTGCCTGGTCTCGGTCGGCGAGGACGGCACCCGGCTCGCGTTGGCGGCCCGGGAGCGCAACGCGGGCCCCGCGCACGCGCACCTGGTGTACCTCGACGACAGTCACCTGGCCGCGGCGGCGGGTGAACTGGCCCGTCACCACGACCGGTTCGTGGTGCTCGGCGGGTATCCGGGGCGGCACGGGGTGCGGCAGCGGCTGAGCCGGCTGATGCCTGGCTGCGCCGTGCTCGGGGTGACGCCGAGCGGCGATCTCGCCGCCGACGCCGGCCGGGTGCTCTCGACCGTCAAAGGGCTGTGGCGATGA
- a CDS encoding TetR/AcrR family transcriptional regulator produces the protein MSGHTGQARAALTRGRLVRNAATEFALHGYDGTALSRVCKAAGVTMGALTFHYPSKASLAQAVCAAGIEATRAVVDKADRQGKTPLQSVGGVVRALAALLIDESAARAAARLSRERPSLRMDWRDSWLPLVRTRLHQAEVLDQLRPGTRPESAALLVASLVAGVEAGLLPPPRRTLLPPPTAQEHLTELWQTALQGIGALQDDPASAP, from the coding sequence ATGTCGGGGCATACCGGGCAGGCGCGAGCGGCGCTGACCCGAGGACGGCTCGTGCGGAACGCCGCGACAGAGTTCGCTCTGCACGGTTATGACGGCACGGCACTGTCCCGTGTCTGCAAGGCCGCCGGCGTCACCATGGGGGCGCTCACCTTCCACTACCCCAGCAAGGCCTCCCTGGCACAGGCGGTGTGCGCCGCCGGGATCGAGGCCACGCGCGCCGTCGTCGACAAGGCCGACCGGCAGGGGAAGACGCCGCTGCAGTCCGTCGGCGGCGTCGTGCGGGCCCTCGCCGCACTGCTGATCGACGAGAGCGCGGCGCGGGCGGCAGCCCGGCTGTCCCGCGAACGGCCCTCGCTGCGCATGGACTGGCGGGACAGCTGGCTGCCCCTGGTGCGCACCCGGCTCCACCAGGCAGAGGTCCTTGACCAACTGCGCCCCGGCACACGGCCGGAGTCCGCCGCGCTCCTGGTCGCCAGCCTCGTGGCGGGGGTCGAGGCGGGTCTGCTGCCACCGCCCCGCAGGACGCTCCTGCCCCCGCCCACCGCACAGGAGCACCTCACCGAGCTGTGGCAGACCGCCCTGCAGGGGATCGGGGCGCTTCAGGACGACCCGGCGAGCGCCCCCTGA
- a CDS encoding NAD-dependent epimerase/dehydratase family protein, whose translation MRPWTVVLTGATGFIGAAVLRQLTGCAAADGGPVRVRAVVRRADVVLPGGEAVAQVRADLTDPASLTGVLEGADALVHAVSYVGKDAERCAAVNVRGTAAVMAAARAAGVGRIVHLSTAAVYGAGPHHGIDVDEIAPAPVSAASRSRLAAEEPALDAGALMLRPGLVLGAGDRWVVPAFAELAERVPPEWLGGTGLQSLVDVGDLARLVVAAATAPDAVRGVHHAAHPVPVSTGRLRAALSAHGLVAPARGSADWQQCRALLARSQGRYGERQLELLAQDHRYLSERIWQLLARDPGPGPLARLDGAAAWYRGFMAGRQGALAGSS comes from the coding sequence ATGAGACCGTGGACCGTCGTCCTGACCGGGGCCACCGGTTTCATCGGCGCCGCCGTGCTGCGGCAGCTGACCGGGTGTGCGGCGGCCGACGGCGGCCCGGTGCGGGTGCGTGCCGTCGTGCGCCGTGCGGACGTCGTGCTGCCGGGCGGGGAGGCGGTCGCGCAGGTGCGGGCCGACCTCACCGACCCGGCGTCGTTGACCGGTGTCCTCGAGGGAGCCGACGCCCTGGTCCATGCCGTGTCGTACGTCGGCAAGGACGCCGAACGGTGCGCGGCGGTCAACGTGCGAGGCACGGCCGCCGTCATGGCGGCGGCCCGCGCGGCCGGGGTCGGACGCATCGTGCACCTGTCGACCGCCGCCGTCTACGGCGCCGGTCCCCACCACGGCATCGACGTCGATGAGATCGCGCCCGCACCGGTCTCCGCGGCCAGCCGCAGCCGGCTCGCCGCGGAGGAACCCGCCCTCGATGCGGGCGCGTTAATGCTGCGGCCGGGCCTCGTGCTCGGTGCGGGGGACCGCTGGGTCGTTCCGGCGTTCGCCGAGCTCGCCGAGCGGGTGCCGCCCGAGTGGCTCGGCGGCACCGGACTGCAGTCCCTCGTGGACGTGGGCGATCTGGCCCGCCTCGTCGTGGCCGCCGCGACCGCACCCGACGCCGTACGGGGCGTGCACCACGCCGCTCATCCGGTGCCGGTGTCCACCGGCCGCCTCAGAGCGGCGCTGAGCGCACACGGCCTCGTGGCGCCCGCCCGTGGCAGCGCCGACTGGCAGCAGTGCCGCGCGCTGCTCGCGCGCTCCCAGGGCCGTTACGGCGAACGGCAGTTGGAACTGCTCGCGCAGGATCACCGGTACCTGAGTGAGCGGATCTGGCAGCTGCTGGCCAGGGACCCGGGGCCTGGCCCGCTGGCCCGCCTCGACGGGGCGGCGGCCTGGTACCGGGGCTTCATGGCAGGCCGTCAGGGGGCGCTCGCCGGGTCGTCCTGA
- a CDS encoding ScbR family autoregulator-binding transcription factor has product MTRPQQERAVKTRAALVRAAAEEFDLHGFSGASTIKIVKRAGSTMGALYFHFDSKDDLARAVMAEQASDLPELGGVGGLQHLIDLTLALARELQCNVLFRAGVRLAVEQGAFGLQDDAAYQLWITTFEEELRVAQALGELREGVAPEQFARVLVGAYTGTQLLSQISTGRKDLAERIAELWSYFLPAVATPEVVDRLEPTGRASEVSE; this is encoded by the coding sequence ATGACACGCCCACAGCAGGAGCGTGCGGTAAAGACGAGGGCGGCCCTCGTCAGGGCCGCCGCAGAGGAGTTTGACCTGCACGGATTCTCCGGAGCCAGCACGATCAAGATCGTCAAGCGGGCCGGTTCGACTATGGGAGCTCTTTACTTTCACTTTGACTCCAAGGACGACCTGGCCCGGGCTGTGATGGCCGAACAGGCCTCGGATCTACCGGAGTTGGGAGGAGTGGGCGGGCTGCAGCACCTGATCGACCTCACGCTCGCCCTGGCGCGGGAGCTCCAGTGCAACGTCCTGTTTCGCGCGGGTGTGCGGCTGGCCGTCGAGCAGGGCGCCTTCGGTCTGCAGGACGATGCCGCCTACCAGCTGTGGATCACCACCTTCGAGGAAGAGCTGAGGGTCGCGCAGGCGCTCGGTGAACTGCGTGAGGGCGTCGCCCCCGAGCAGTTCGCCCGGGTCCTGGTCGGGGCCTACACCGGAACGCAGCTGCTGTCCCAGATCAGCACGGGCCGCAAGGATCTGGCCGAGCGCATCGCGGAGTTGTGGTCGTACTTCCTGCCGGCCGTGGCCACGCCCGAGGTCGTCGACCGCCTGGAGCCCACGGGCCGGGCGTCAGAGGTGTCCGAATGA